Proteins encoded in a region of the Campylobacter sp. MIT 99-7217 genome:
- a CDS encoding ABC transporter ATP-binding protein produces MIRLQNICKNYEKTEVLKDISVSFQKGKFSSLIGANGAGKSTLLGIASRLIKPDSGQIYYDETELSHFKSNELAKKISILKQTNHLNIRLTVKELVSFGRFPHSANSLNAEDKIKINEAIEYMGLCELQDHFLDSLSGGQKQRAFIAMIIAQDTEYILLDEPLNNLDMKHCVSIMKILKKLIQDFNKGIICVLHDINFASVYSDEIVAMKDGKIFKKASTQELIQSELLKEIYDMDIKIKEVEGKKICIYFD; encoded by the coding sequence ATGATAAGACTACAAAATATCTGCAAAAACTATGAAAAAACTGAGGTTTTAAAAGACATTAGCGTAAGTTTTCAAAAAGGCAAATTTAGCTCTTTAATCGGTGCAAATGGAGCTGGAAAAAGCACGCTTTTAGGTATAGCAAGTAGGCTTATAAAGCCTGATAGTGGGCAAATTTATTACGATGAAACTGAGCTTTCGCATTTTAAAAGCAATGAACTTGCGAAAAAAATTTCCATACTCAAACAAACAAATCATCTTAATATAAGACTAACAGTCAAAGAGCTTGTAAGCTTTGGACGCTTTCCTCATTCGGCAAATTCTTTAAATGCTGAAGATAAAATCAAAATCAACGAAGCCATAGAATACATGGGACTTTGTGAGCTACAAGATCATTTTTTGGATTCTTTAAGTGGAGGACAAAAACAAAGAGCTTTTATCGCTATGATTATTGCTCAAGATACGGAATATATCTTACTTGATGAACCCTTAAATAATCTTGACATGAAACACTGCGTTTCTATCATGAAAATTTTAAAAAAACTTATCCAAGATTTTAACAAGGGCATTATTTGCGTGCTTCATGATATTAATTTTGCTTCGGTTTATTCTGATGAAATCGTAGCAATGAAAGATGGAAAAATCTTTAAAAAAGCAAGCACACAAGAGCTTATACAAAGCGAGCTTTTAAAAGAAATTTATGATATGGATATCAAAATAAAGGAGGTTGAAGGGAAAAAAATCTGTATTTATTTTGATTAA
- a CDS encoding iron chelate uptake ABC transporter family permease subunit yields the protein MLKKLLILFIITLFVIILFIFTQMGKFPAYVLENRSIQVLAMVVVGVCISVSTIIFQTIANNKILTPSIIGLDSLYMLTQTFLIFTLGSANLSVYEANTNFIISVMAMMIFTLLLYKILFKDGRSIYFILLLGFIFGTLFSSLSLFFEVLIDPDEFMVVQGRMFASFSNIQTEVLILALILMLLCFAMIARYYKFLDPLALNKDLAINLGIEYEFLVKRLMIIVAVLVSISTALVGPITFLGLLVANISYELMKTYKHGILFLTSSFISIITLVGGVFIVSRIFDFNTTISVIINFIGGIYFIFLVLKGNKI from the coding sequence ATGCTTAAAAAACTCCTCATACTTTTTATCATCACGCTATTTGTCATTATTCTTTTTATTTTTACTCAAATGGGCAAATTTCCAGCCTATGTACTTGAAAACAGAAGCATACAAGTTCTAGCCATGGTCGTAGTTGGAGTTTGTATCAGTGTTTCAACTATCATCTTTCAAACCATAGCCAATAACAAAATTTTAACTCCTAGCATCATAGGGCTTGATTCTTTATATATGCTCACGCAAACCTTTTTGATCTTTACTCTAGGTTCTGCAAATTTAAGCGTTTATGAGGCAAATACAAATTTTATTATCAGCGTTATGGCGATGATGATTTTTACCTTACTTTTGTATAAAATTTTATTTAAAGATGGACGAAGTATTTATTTTATCTTGCTTTTAGGCTTTATTTTTGGCACACTTTTTTCTTCGTTGAGCTTATTTTTTGAAGTACTTATTGATCCTGATGAATTCATGGTTGTGCAAGGTCGTATGTTTGCTAGCTTTAGTAATATACAAACCGAGGTTTTAATACTTGCTCTTATACTTATGCTTCTTTGCTTTGCGATGATTGCTAGGTATTACAAATTTCTTGACCCTCTTGCTCTAAACAAAGACTTAGCAATAAATTTAGGCATAGAATATGAATTTTTAGTCAAAAGATTAATGATCATCGTGGCTGTTTTAGTTAGTATAAGCACGGCTCTTGTGGGACCTATAACCTTTCTTGGACTTTTAGTGGCAAATATTTCTTATGAACTGATGAAAACCTATAAGCATGGTATTTTGTTTCTTACTTCTTCTTTTATCAGTATCATTACCCTAGTAGGTGGCGTTTTTATCGTTTCAAGGATCTTTGATTTTAATACCACTATAAGCGTCATCATTAATTTCATAGGAGGAATTTACTTTATCTTCCTTGTTCTTAAAGGCAACAAAATATGA
- a CDS encoding ABC transporter permease, whose protein sequence is MFFKFLFDLKILLFLLFVLSFISLFVGVSELRLAQIFSSSFDVHGILSLTRLPRTLSIIITGMSLSICGLIMQQLTQNKFVSPTTAGTMDCAKLGILVSMIFFAHLAFIIQVTISSVFAIVGTLIFIQILQKIKLKDMIFVPLIGLMFGGIVSAITTFFAYQLNLIQNINSWLQGDFSNVIQGSYEQVYITLPLLLLAYLFANKITIAGMGEDVALNLGISYKFILNLGLIIVGVITSVIILSVGIIPFLGLIVPNIISIYKGDNLKKNLIYIALFGAVFLLICDIFSRLIIYPFEVPISLVVGIIGSFIFILILFKRKAHA, encoded by the coding sequence TTGTTTTTTAAATTTTTATTTGATCTTAAAATTTTATTGTTTTTATTGTTTGTCTTATCTTTTATTAGCCTTTTTGTTGGGGTGAGTGAGCTTAGATTAGCACAAATTTTCTCATCTTCTTTTGATGTTCATGGTATATTAAGCCTTACACGACTTCCACGAACCCTAAGCATCATTATCACAGGAATGAGCCTAAGCATTTGCGGACTTATCATGCAACAACTCACTCAAAATAAATTTGTCTCCCCAACTACGGCTGGAACTATGGATTGTGCTAAGCTTGGTATTTTGGTAAGTATGATTTTTTTTGCTCATCTTGCCTTTATCATTCAAGTTACTATTTCTTCAGTTTTTGCCATAGTAGGCACGCTCATTTTTATACAAATTTTACAAAAAATTAAACTTAAGGATATGATCTTTGTTCCTCTTATAGGACTTATGTTTGGTGGTATTGTCTCAGCGATCACAACCTTTTTTGCTTATCAACTCAATCTTATTCAAAATATCAACTCATGGTTACAAGGAGATTTTTCAAATGTCATACAAGGAAGTTATGAGCAAGTTTATATTACCTTACCCCTACTTTTGCTTGCTTACTTATTTGCCAATAAAATTACCATAGCTGGTATGGGCGAAGATGTGGCTTTAAATTTGGGAATTTCTTATAAATTTATTCTTAATTTAGGACTCATTATCGTAGGTGTTATCACCTCAGTGATTATTCTTAGTGTTGGCATTATACCTTTTTTAGGACTTATAGTACCAAACATTATATCTATTTATAAGGGGGATAATCTCAAAAAAAACCTTATCTACATAGCTCTTTTTGGGGCTGTTTTCTTGCTTATTTGTGATATTTTTTCAAGATTGATCATCTATCCCTTTGAAGTGCCTATAAGCCTTGTTGTTGGTATAATTGGCTCTTTTATCTTTATACTGATTTTATTTAAAAGAAAAGCCCATGCTTAA
- a CDS encoding NAD(P)/FAD-dependent oxidoreductase yields the protein MSKDVEFDVCSLDKLKLPKNPKILIIGGGYAGLMTALKLQSSLDFTQENKPQVTLINKHDYHYQTTLLHKVAVGTLSVRKARIYYRKILKANKVKFVKDKIKSLDPENHCVYGNGGRYDYDILVIALGFRADDFNIPGVAQHAFKLSTLNRAVKLSEHIENKFKDFIHTQNPLDLSFIVCGTGFTSIEFAAELGSQLDEFCEICGIDRSIPKITCIGRSNQILPVFSEKLSSKAVEKLKKMSVELITNGTVKEIKEDGVIVEKDSKLIEIKGNTVLWGAGVKGSDVIEKSSIPNKKGKIQVDFQLRALNYNNIFVVGDSAQPTTKDAIHAPTAQLSSQMGEFVGTMISELVKGHEFNKPFVFKHRGTVCSIGHTDGVGIVYGKELWGEIAAFMKNTIENRWLFSIGGLSMVFKKGQFRYRTSN from the coding sequence ATGTCAAAAGATGTAGAATTCGATGTTTGTAGCCTAGACAAACTTAAACTCCCTAAAAATCCAAAAATTTTGATCATAGGAGGTGGATATGCTGGTTTAATGACAGCTTTGAAGCTTCAAAGCTCACTTGATTTTACTCAAGAAAATAAACCTCAAGTTACACTCATCAACAAGCACGACTACCACTATCAAACTACGCTTTTGCATAAGGTTGCAGTAGGCACGCTTTCAGTGCGTAAGGCAAGAATTTATTATAGAAAAATTTTAAAGGCTAATAAGGTCAAATTTGTAAAAGATAAAATTAAAAGTCTAGATCCTGAAAATCATTGTGTTTATGGCAATGGAGGAAGATATGATTATGATATTTTAGTTATAGCTCTTGGCTTTAGGGCAGATGATTTTAACATACCAGGAGTTGCCCAGCATGCCTTTAAACTCTCTACTCTTAATAGAGCTGTAAAGCTTAGTGAACATATAGAAAATAAATTTAAGGACTTTATCCACACCCAAAATCCTTTAGATCTTAGTTTTATAGTTTGCGGAACAGGTTTTACAAGTATAGAATTTGCAGCAGAACTTGGCTCTCAGCTTGATGAATTTTGCGAAATTTGTGGAATTGATAGAAGTATCCCCAAAATCACTTGCATAGGTAGGAGTAATCAAATTTTGCCTGTTTTTAGCGAAAAACTAAGCTCAAAAGCGGTTGAAAAGCTCAAAAAAATGAGTGTTGAGCTGATAACAAATGGCACAGTAAAAGAGATTAAAGAAGATGGAGTGATCGTAGAAAAGGATTCTAAACTTATAGAAATCAAAGGCAATACCGTACTTTGGGGAGCTGGAGTAAAAGGTAGCGATGTCATAGAAAAATCAAGCATTCCAAACAAAAAGGGTAAAATTCAAGTTGATTTCCAACTCAGAGCCCTAAATTATAATAATATTTTTGTTGTTGGAGATAGTGCTCAACCCACAACAAAAGATGCTATACATGCTCCAACGGCTCAGCTTTCATCTCAAATGGGCGAATTTGTAGGAACGATGATTAGTGAACTTGTCAAGGGACATGAATTTAACAAGCCTTTTGTCTTTAAACATAGAGGAACTGTTTGTTCTATAGGACATACTGATGGAGTGGGGATAGTTTATGGTAAAGAACTTTGGGGTGAAATCGCAGCTTTCATGAAAAACACTATAGAAAATCGCTGGCTTTTTAGCATAGGAGGCTTATCTATGGTCTTTAAAAAAGGGCAGTTTCGTTACCGAACAAGCAATTAA
- the truA gene encoding tRNA pseudouridine(38-40) synthase TruA, giving the protein MRLKLVFSYDGSSFEGSATQPHKNSVQDYLQEVLGHVGIFEKPLFASRTDKGVHALKAVAQVDCGDHFKDFDYLKNTLNKFAKPHLYIKNIQKIPSNFEVRFEAKARQYYYVLNHANFSPFLAKYYHFYPKIDIAKANELLSYFEGQKDFLLFSKLLEKNKTSVRTMFEARAFEYKNLSIFKFKANGFLRAQIRMSVDFVLKILQGKLSKEDLLLQLNAQKSFSRTLAPASGLYLSKIFYP; this is encoded by the coding sequence ATGCGTTTAAAGCTTGTTTTTTCTTATGATGGTTCTTCTTTTGAGGGTTCAGCCACCCAGCCTCATAAAAATAGCGTTCAAGATTATCTGCAAGAAGTTTTAGGTCATGTTGGTATCTTTGAAAAGCCCTTATTTGCTTCAAGGACAGATAAGGGCGTGCATGCTTTAAAAGCCGTGGCACAGGTTGATTGTGGGGATCATTTTAAAGATTTTGACTATCTTAAAAATACGCTCAACAAATTTGCAAAACCTCATCTTTATATCAAAAATATACAAAAAATCCCCTCAAATTTCGAGGTTCGCTTTGAGGCAAAAGCAAGGCAGTATTATTATGTTTTAAATCACGCAAATTTTAGCCCCTTTTTAGCAAAGTATTATCATTTTTATCCAAAAATTGATATTGCAAAAGCTAATGAACTTTTAAGTTACTTTGAGGGACAAAAAGATTTTTTACTTTTTTCAAAGCTTTTGGAAAAGAATAAAACAAGCGTAAGAACAATGTTTGAAGCAAGAGCCTTTGAGTATAAAAATTTAAGCATTTTTAAATTTAAGGCTAATGGCTTTTTAAGGGCGCAAATTCGAATGAGTGTTGATTTTGTCCTCAAAATCTTGCAGGGAAAATTAAGTAAAGAAGACCTACTTTTACAACTTAATGCTCAAAAAAGCTTTTCAAGAACCTTAGCTCCAGCAAGTGGGCTTTATTTGAGTAAAATTTTCTATCCTTAG
- a CDS encoding LptF/LptG family permease, with protein MRLIYKYFLNHFFSTNLSLFSVLFLIVSMVFFIQLARLTASIEIGFMDFLKLYSFMIPRILIFTLPVSFFISLALMLHKLSRENESIVCFALGFSPKYLGRFFLALAFVVSCFMLIVSLIFVPLASKLQKNFVEYKKTQVKLNLKTGEFGQNFLGWMIFIEENDGVKYKNIIMYNPQTKDKDKEQFIIAKEGLLQRDQNSLSFRLIDGNVYNFNESLSWHVGHFNDMTINSELSDLDPREENIYQYWKKMFSDDDRAKEFVIYTLIALFPMASALFALSFGLVTYRYDKGMVYFGIFIIIGLYFGIFSLFYKPPLLSVMLIFASFFIASVIYFKKKILSKY; from the coding sequence ATGAGACTTATCTATAAATACTTTTTAAACCACTTTTTTAGCACAAATCTTTCTTTGTTTTCTGTGCTTTTTCTCATCGTATCCATGGTCTTTTTTATCCAGCTTGCAAGGCTTACTGCAAGCATTGAGATCGGTTTTATGGACTTTTTAAAGCTTTATAGCTTTATGATCCCTAGAATTTTGATCTTCACCCTGCCTGTAAGCTTTTTCATCTCTTTAGCACTCATGCTTCACAAGCTTTCAAGGGAAAATGAAAGCATAGTATGCTTTGCCTTAGGATTTTCTCCAAAATATCTGGGAAGGTTTTTTTTAGCCCTAGCCTTTGTTGTTAGTTGTTTTATGCTTATTGTCAGTTTAATCTTCGTGCCTTTAGCCTCAAAACTGCAAAAAAATTTCGTTGAGTATAAAAAAACTCAAGTCAAGCTTAATCTCAAAACCGGCGAATTTGGACAAAATTTCTTAGGTTGGATGATCTTTATCGAAGAAAATGACGGCGTGAAATATAAAAATATCATCATGTATAATCCCCAAACAAAAGATAAGGACAAAGAGCAATTCATCATCGCAAAAGAAGGCTTACTTCAAAGGGATCAAAATAGCCTTTCTTTTAGACTCATCGATGGCAATGTATATAATTTTAACGAAAGTCTTTCTTGGCATGTAGGACATTTTAATGATATGACCATTAATAGCGAGCTTAGTGATTTAGATCCTAGAGAAGAAAATATTTATCAGTATTGGAAAAAAATGTTTAGTGATGATGATAGGGCTAAAGAATTTGTGATTTATACTCTCATTGCTCTTTTTCCTATGGCAAGTGCTTTATTTGCACTTTCTTTTGGGCTTGTAACTTACCGCTATGATAAGGGCATGGTGTATTTTGGCATTTTTATTATCATAGGGCTTTATTTTGGTATTTTTAGTTTATTTTATAAGCCTCCGCTTCTTAGCGTAATGCTGATTTTTGCAAGCTTTTTTATCGCTTCAGTGATTTATTTTAAGAAAAAAATTCTAAGTAAATACTGA
- a CDS encoding A24 family peptidase, with protein sequence MIAFFFILGLCVGSFINTYADRFVHQKALFAPRSFCFSCQNQLKTYQILPLFSFIFLRGKCGFCKDKIDKKCFFVELFCGALFILAYLCSTSWLEFCFLSLFLSTLLLLSLIDLILKAVPLNLLLLAFVFALVHSFSLDELKELILFENFSNGFLLYSLCFCGAMFLLKMFLDFFLSLKYKQETQSLGEADIVIISSMAGILGFKFGLLLIFLSACLGLAFVILTALIQRKKLVKIAMIPFLSLAFVMILTTELIHETYL encoded by the coding sequence ATGATAGCTTTTTTCTTTATACTAGGCTTATGCGTTGGCTCTTTTATCAACACTTATGCTGATAGATTTGTTCATCAAAAAGCTCTTTTTGCTCCAAGATCCTTTTGTTTTTCTTGTCAAAATCAGCTCAAAACCTATCAAATTTTGCCCTTATTTTCTTTTATATTTCTAAGGGGAAAATGTGGTTTTTGTAAGGACAAGATAGATAAAAAATGCTTTTTTGTAGAACTTTTTTGTGGAGCTTTATTTATCCTTGCTTATCTTTGTAGCACTTCTTGGCTTGAGTTTTGCTTTTTGAGCCTATTTTTAAGCACTCTTTTGCTTTTAAGTTTGATCGATCTTATCTTAAAGGCTGTTCCTTTAAATTTACTCTTACTTGCCTTTGTTTTTGCCCTTGTGCATTCTTTTTCCCTAGATGAATTAAAAGAATTGATCTTATTTGAAAATTTTTCAAATGGCTTTTTGCTTTATAGTTTATGTTTTTGTGGTGCGATGTTTTTGCTTAAAATGTTCCTAGACTTTTTTTTAAGCCTTAAGTATAAGCAAGAAACTCAAAGCTTAGGAGAAGCTGATATTGTTATCATTTCTAGCATGGCTGGGATTTTGGGCTTTAAATTTGGACTTTTGCTCATTTTTTTATCAGCTTGCCTTGGTCTTGCTTTTGTCATATTAACAGCCCTCATACAAAGAAAAAAACTTGTTAAAATCGCTATGATTCCTTTTTTAAGCCTAGCTTTTGTTATGATCTTAACCACAGAGTTAATCCATGAGACTTATCTATAA